TGAAAACCAGCGCTTTCTTGTCCATCAAGATGGTACGCCGTTTTTTTATCTGGGAGATACGGCTTGGGAACTGTTTCATCGTTTGAACAGGGAAGAAGCGGAGCAGTATTTAGAGAACCGCCGCCAGAAAGGCATGAACGTCATTCAGGCGGTCGGGCTGGCCGAACTCGACGGCCTCAACACGCCAAACGCCTACGGTGAAAAACCGTTGATTGATAACGACCCGACAAAACCCAATGAGAAGTACTTTGAGCACGTCGATTTCATCGTTAACACAGCGAAAGAAAAAGGCTTGTATATCGGGTTTCTGCCAACCTGGGGCGATAAGGCGACCAAAGCCTGGGGGCAGGGGCCGGTCATTCTCACCAATGATAATACTGAAGACGCCCGCGCCTATGGACGCTTTTTGGGCGAACGCTATAAAGACGCGCCTAACATCATCTGGATTCTAATCGGCGACCGCGACGCCGAAGGCTATGAAGCCATCTGGCGGGCGATGGCGAAAGGCATTGGCGAAGGCGACCGCGGCGCGCATCTCATCACTTGCCATCCAATGGGTGGAATGTCATCTTCGAAATGGTTCCATGACGACAATTGGCTCGATTTTAATATGCTGCAATCCGGGCATGGTTCGTTCGATAATACAAACTACAAGATGATTGACGCTGACTACAATAGAAAGCCGACTAAACCAACTCTCGACGGCGAACCGCGTTATGAAAACCACCCGGTCAACTGGAAGCCGGAGAACGGCTGGTTCAATGACTTCGATGTGCGCCAAGCAGCGTATTGGGGCGTGTTCGCGGGTGGATTGGGGACGACGTATGGTTGCCACGACATTTGGCAGATGGTGGCGCCGGGACATACGCCCATTTCATCTGCGCGGGGAAGTTGGGACGGTTCGCTGGACCTTCCCGGCGTCTTTGACATGATCCACTTGCGCAAACTCATGGAATCGCGCCCGTTTTTTGATCGCGTTCCTGACCCGTCGCTGATCGCTGAGGGGCAATTCGATGACGGGCGTCATTTGCAGGCAACGCGCGGCAAGGATTATGCGTTTGTGTATGTCCCCTATGGGACCAATTTCAAATTGAATATGGGCAAAATCTCCGGCGACAAATCAAACGCCTGGTGGTTTAATCCGCGAGATGGCAAAGCGGGCGAACTGTTTGAAGTGAAGAATGAAGGCGTTTATGAATTTGATCCGCCTGGAGAACCCAAACGCGGCAACGACTGGGTGTTGGTGTTAGACGACGCATCGAAAGGGTATAAACCGCTGTAAGTTCAACGGTAAGGTTTCCAAAAGGGCGGGTATGTCTCTCTTCGCTTCAGTGCGCGCTTTCATGCGCTTATGCACAGGCGCTCACAGAGACATCCCCGTCTTTTTTTATGTGTGCGTTGCCCTGTTTTCTTTTAAAACGCCCTGGCATTGTATGCTTATCTCCAATCCAATGAACTTGTTGTTATGCTTCATTTTGAATAAAAGAGCGCCATATCAAAATAAAATTACACAATCGCCTCTGGAAAAGCGTTACCTTTAGTAGAGAAACATCTTTACTCAATTTTGGAGGCGTTACATGTTTAGAAAAGTGGTCACAGTTTCGGTTTTTGCTTTATGCCTGGCAGCAATTCCAACAGCGTCATTTTCTCAGGACGTACAATTACCTCTTACCTGGAACGGTTCGGGGGATACGACGTTTATCGCAGAGTATGGTACAAATAGCATTGATTTTGACATCAACATCAAAGTCGCTGAAGATGGTACCGTAACAGGCGGAACCAGCACGGATGAAGGTGACGCAAAAATAAAGCATCTCTTCTATGGTGAGAAAAAAGAACATCAAATCCCCGGACTTAAATCGCAAAAGATTATTCTCGTTCTTTTGTTAAATGAATATTCGTCTGATTCGGCCCTGGTGGTATTAAATGGCACCATCCTCTCGGACCGTTTTTTCTTTGGCGATATCAGTTTCGCACAATATGAGCAAGGCGGTTCAATTGCCAAGGCCCTGCAAGTGAATGATAAAATCGCGACCGAAATTTATGAAGATTATCTTTCGTCCGAGTTGAAATCGGCCTTGAAGCAATGTCTTCCTTTTGGGACTTTCAAAGCCGAAGGCAAACTTGAGTAACAGGTGTTATGTGAAATCAGCGCCAGTTGATTACAACGCCGTAATCGAACCGATTAAAGACAGAATGAAACGCAGCATCATTCGGATTGTTCAAAACCCGGATGATGCTGCGGATGCTTTCCAGGATGCTTTATTTCGCGTTTGGATGTATTGGGAACGCATTGTTTGCCACCCGAATCCCCAGGGGTATATTCTCAGTATATGCGTTAGCTCGTCTTATGATTTGCTTAGAAAAAAATCAAAAGCGCACCGGTTAGAGCAGTCGTTATATGCTGATTCGGCGCAGGCGCTTGAATCTGTTCCGCCTCCTGTGATGAAACAAGAACTGACGCAGTTAATACGCCAAGCCATTCTTGACTTGCCTTTGAAACAAGCGCAGGCGGTTTTTTTGCGGCTCTTTGAAGAAGAATCGTATACCGAGATTAGCAAGGCGATGGATTGTAAAGAAGAGACCGTGCGTTCTCATGTATCGAAAGGCCTC
This genomic interval from Candidatus Hinthialibacter antarcticus contains the following:
- a CDS encoding glycoside hydrolase family 140 protein, which encodes MRSLITCILGLACISTFAQEAQWQGPSVDFSHGALHVSENQRFLVHQDGTPFFYLGDTAWELFHRLNREEAEQYLENRRQKGMNVIQAVGLAELDGLNTPNAYGEKPLIDNDPTKPNEKYFEHVDFIVNTAKEKGLYIGFLPTWGDKATKAWGQGPVILTNDNTEDARAYGRFLGERYKDAPNIIWILIGDRDAEGYEAIWRAMAKGIGEGDRGAHLITCHPMGGMSSSKWFHDDNWLDFNMLQSGHGSFDNTNYKMIDADYNRKPTKPTLDGEPRYENHPVNWKPENGWFNDFDVRQAAYWGVFAGGLGTTYGCHDIWQMVAPGHTPISSARGSWDGSLDLPGVFDMIHLRKLMESRPFFDRVPDPSLIAEGQFDDGRHLQATRGKDYAFVYVPYGTNFKLNMGKISGDKSNAWWFNPRDGKAGELFEVKNEGVYEFDPPGEPKRGNDWVLVLDDASKGYKPL
- a CDS encoding RNA polymerase sigma factor gives rise to the protein MKSAPVDYNAVIEPIKDRMKRSIIRIVQNPDDAADAFQDALFRVWMYWERIVCHPNPQGYILSICVSSSYDLLRKKSKAHRLEQSLYADSAQALESVPPPVMKQELTQLIRQAILDLPLKQAQAVFLRLFEEESYTEISKAMDCKEETVRSHVSKGLSKLREVLNDQNISLAEVSS